The Dehalococcoidales bacterium genome window below encodes:
- a CDS encoding cytochrome c3 family protein codes for MRKKMLWGGGILLLAALLTIFAGACEGPTQPPPTTPGPQGEQSDIDVTMSVSKPSNGQFFTAGEKPVITVTLKDASGAALAREDFSSLGLYMYGPQEPTKTVTAVKLLNASADRSKTPHHYIELAKDANVEVKDNVLKYNLQPVTDEEPGTYTVTLRASLKADPLQQDFEVVDVQIGTATVEPQIVEREKCAACHLGADSGQFYFHHVDPGRSPTGSPAIDSWPVKTCKSCHNNEGYAAFRDPTTGDRVPDPIVNRVHGVHNGSHLESVRNIGSQEANIAGIFGDYLHVEFPANVKNCTTCHVDDRWKTEPNRVACGACHDNTWFGDLAAKPETMEAHPGGPQTNDANCSTCHTPDSGGMAPPIS; via the coding sequence ATGCGCAAAAAGATGTTGTGGGGGGGTGGAATACTCCTGCTGGCAGCCTTGCTGACAATTTTCGCCGGCGCCTGCGAGGGACCAACCCAACCACCGCCAACCACACCCGGCCCTCAGGGTGAGCAATCAGATATTGATGTCACCATGAGCGTCTCCAAGCCGTCTAACGGGCAGTTCTTTACCGCCGGAGAGAAGCCAGTGATAACGGTAACCTTGAAAGACGCCTCCGGCGCAGCACTGGCCAGGGAAGACTTCAGCAGCCTCGGTCTTTATATGTACGGGCCTCAGGAGCCGACCAAGACAGTGACCGCGGTCAAGCTGCTGAATGCTTCGGCTGACCGCTCCAAAACTCCTCACCACTATATAGAACTGGCCAAAGACGCAAACGTTGAGGTAAAAGACAACGTTCTGAAATATAACCTCCAGCCAGTCACCGATGAGGAACCGGGTACTTATACGGTTACTTTACGGGCAAGCTTAAAGGCTGACCCTCTCCAGCAGGACTTCGAGGTGGTTGACGTCCAGATTGGTACCGCCACCGTTGAACCGCAGATAGTGGAGCGGGAGAAATGCGCGGCCTGCCATCTGGGAGCGGATAGCGGCCAGTTCTACTTCCACCACGTTGATCCGGGGCGGAGCCCCACCGGCAGCCCGGCGATAGACTCATGGCCGGTAAAGACCTGCAAGAGCTGCCATAATAATGAAGGTTATGCGGCTTTTCGCGACCCGACGACGGGAGACCGCGTCCCGGACCCAATTGTGAACCGGGTACATGGCGTACATAACGGTTCGCATCTGGAGAGTGTCCGAAATATTGGTTCACAGGAAGCAAACATAGCCGGTATATTTGGTGACTATCTCCACGTGGAGTTCCCTGCTAACGTGAAGAACTGCACGACCTGCCATGTCGATGACCGCTGGAAGACAGAGCCGAACCGGGTCGCCTGCGGCGCCTGCCATGACAATACCTGGTTTGGTGATTTAGCCGCCAAGCCGGAGACTATGGAAGCCCATCCCGGTGGGCCACAAACCAATGACGCTAACTGTTCCACCTGTCACACCCCTGATAGCGGCGGTATGGCGCCACCAATCTC
- the nrfD gene encoding NrfD/PsrC family molybdoenzyme membrane anchor subunit: MPGFVFPNEGMIEWDLLIVIYPYITGLVAGAFIVSSLYHVFGITNLRPVARFSLVTALAFLIVTPMPLVIHLGRPERGLEMFLTPNLNSAMSAFGYIWFFYLLIVLLEIWLVFRPDIVRYARSTEGTLKTVYSILALGVYDVSEESLAIDKKIVKVLSFIGIPAAVLLHGYVGFIFGAVKANPWWSTPLMPIIFLMSATVSGIALLIVLYIVTTKIRKATLDHRCLRSLSLWLTGFLSINVVLEGLEVFSMLYESEESWEIISQLITQKIALSYFGIQFLSGAILPLFVLGGIEIVKLGEREKMYLRFLAAVLVLIGVFAMRWNVVIGGQLISKSLRGFTDFVPPIFGLNGILTAAALMALPFLILSMIVYLIPPWLEETPKETPTRRFPLSRTTPTRG, translated from the coding sequence ATGCCCGGCTTCGTTTTCCCCAATGAAGGTATGATTGAGTGGGACCTGCTCATCGTCATCTATCCCTACATCACCGGTCTGGTAGCCGGTGCCTTCATTGTGTCATCTCTATATCACGTCTTTGGCATTACCAATCTGCGGCCGGTAGCCCGCTTCTCTCTGGTTACCGCTCTCGCTTTCCTCATCGTAACTCCAATGCCTCTGGTTATCCACCTCGGCAGGCCGGAAAGGGGCCTCGAAATGTTCCTCACACCTAACCTTAACTCGGCGATGTCCGCCTTTGGTTATATCTGGTTCTTTTATCTGTTGATTGTTCTCCTTGAGATATGGCTGGTCTTCAGGCCGGACATCGTCAGGTACGCCCGGTCAACCGAAGGCACTCTGAAAACCGTCTACTCCATTTTAGCTCTGGGTGTTTACGACGTATCAGAAGAATCCCTGGCTATTGATAAGAAGATAGTGAAAGTGCTCTCCTTCATCGGCATTCCGGCGGCGGTGCTTCTTCATGGCTACGTTGGTTTTATCTTCGGGGCGGTCAAAGCCAATCCGTGGTGGTCTACGCCGTTAATGCCCATCATCTTCCTGATGTCAGCCACAGTCTCCGGCATCGCCCTGCTCATCGTACTCTACATCGTGACGACTAAAATCAGGAAAGCAACATTAGACCACAGGTGCCTGCGCTCCCTGTCGCTCTGGCTGACCGGCTTCCTGTCGATAAATGTCGTCCTGGAAGGACTGGAGGTCTTCAGCATGCTCTACGAATCGGAGGAAAGCTGGGAAATCATTTCTCAGTTGATTACCCAGAAGATAGCCTTGAGTTACTTCGGCATCCAGTTTCTTTCCGGTGCCATCTTACCGCTTTTTGTCCTGGGTGGTATTGAAATAGTAAAGCTGGGAGAGCGCGAAAAAATGTACCTGAGGTTCCTGGCAGCCGTTCTGGTACTCATCGGTGTCTTTGCCATGCGCTGGAACGTGGTAATCGGCGGACAGCTAATATCCAAGAGCCTCAGGGGCTTTACCGACTTTGTTCCGCCAATCTTTGGACTAAACGGCATCCTCACCGCCGCCGCGCTGATGGCGCTGCCGTTTTTGATTTTATCCATGATAGTCTACTTAATTCCTCCCTGGCTGGAAGAGACCCCCAAAGAAACGCCGACGAGACGTTTCCCGTTATCAAGAACCACTCCCACCCGTGGCTAG